A window of the Desulforapulum autotrophicum HRM2 genome harbors these coding sequences:
- a CDS encoding TRAP transporter large permease, giving the protein MSVTAILFLTFVVLLFMGAPITLSLGAAAMAGMIASGKPLEGLVEIAYTSVNSFPIMALPAFILSGALMESAGISRRLVAVAESLAGPFTGGMAASTILSCLFFGAISGSGPATTAAVGMLMIPAMVRHGYGKGYAGAVTSSSGGLGVVIPPSIPMVIYGVSASQSIADLFVAGFFPGILLCGGLMTMNYIRSKQKKYEGDGNVISATKIAKTIKDGFWALLTPVIILGGIYTGFFTPTEAAIVSIFYTLFVGIFIYKEIKLTGVMKALESTTWLTGRVLIIMFTALAFGQLLTLNKVPDLIAQGLMDLTGNLYLIWVLVIFFLLFMGMFMETLATIMLVTPVLLPVMISLGVDPIHFGVVLVCCCEIGFATPPLGENMFIASGVANTTLEDISVNALPFVFVSILVVFLIAYIPGLTLWLPRVLGALMN; this is encoded by the coding sequence ATGAGTGTAACCGCCATTCTTTTCCTGACCTTTGTGGTCCTGCTCTTCATGGGCGCCCCCATCACCCTCTCCCTTGGTGCAGCGGCCATGGCTGGAATGATCGCCTCCGGAAAACCCCTGGAGGGCCTTGTTGAAATTGCCTATACATCGGTAAACTCTTTTCCCATCATGGCATTACCCGCTTTTATCCTGTCCGGTGCCCTCATGGAGTCGGCAGGAATTTCAAGGCGGCTTGTGGCCGTGGCAGAATCCCTGGCAGGACCTTTTACAGGCGGCATGGCCGCATCCACCATTTTATCCTGCCTCTTTTTCGGCGCCATCTCAGGATCGGGGCCGGCCACCACGGCTGCCGTGGGCATGCTCATGATTCCGGCCATGGTTCGCCACGGTTACGGCAAGGGGTATGCCGGTGCCGTGACCTCGTCTTCCGGCGGCCTTGGCGTTGTCATCCCGCCGTCTATTCCCATGGTTATTTACGGAGTATCAGCATCCCAATCCATTGCAGACCTCTTTGTTGCAGGCTTTTTCCCAGGCATTCTGCTATGCGGGGGTCTGATGACCATGAACTATATCCGGTCCAAACAAAAAAAGTACGAGGGTGATGGAAACGTCATTTCAGCAACCAAAATTGCTAAAACCATAAAAGATGGATTCTGGGCCCTGCTTACCCCTGTCATCATTCTGGGCGGCATTTACACCGGGTTCTTTACTCCCACGGAAGCGGCCATTGTGTCGATCTTCTACACCCTGTTTGTGGGTATTTTTATTTACAAGGAAATCAAACTGACCGGAGTCATGAAGGCCCTTGAAAGCACCACCTGGCTCACAGGCAGGGTACTCATCATCATGTTCACGGCCCTGGCATTTGGACAACTTCTGACCCTCAACAAAGTCCCTGATCTCATTGCCCAGGGTCTGATGGACCTCACGGGTAATCTTTACCTGATCTGGGTTCTGGTCATCTTTTTTCTCTTGTTCATGGGCATGTTCATGGAAACCCTGGCAACCATCATGCTGGTAACCCCCGTACTCCTGCCTGTAATGATCTCCCTGGGTGTTGACCCCATCCACTTTGGTGTCGTCCTTGTCTGCTGCTGCGAAATTGGGTTTGCAACGCCACCCCTGGGAGAAAACATGTTTATTGCATCGGGGGTGGCCAACACCACCCTGGAAGATATTTCCGTCAATGCACTGCCCTTTGTGTTCGTCAGTATACTGGTGGTCTTTCTCATAGCCTATATTCCAGGATTAACCCTGTGGCTGCCCAGGGTTCTGGGTGCACTAATGAACTAA
- a CDS encoding TRAP transporter small permease codes for MQTKKILHILDNLESYICQALLVFFVCLLFLQIVLRITFGGVDFLSGFIPVLKHYSLPASLPWGEELSRFAFVWFVFFGATYAARLAAHNRVTFQFKIFPKIVGNISTLLSDLVWIVFNCTMVYYSLIVIKEGFEFPEYSPTLDWLMAYVFLIFPIAFSLMTLRIIQVNIMKYIFHIEIADVDKIDTAPDQDAGQNGGVS; via the coding sequence ATGCAAACAAAAAAAATTTTACATATTTTGGACAACCTGGAATCCTACATCTGCCAGGCCCTTCTGGTCTTTTTCGTCTGCCTGCTTTTTTTGCAGATTGTCCTGAGGATAACTTTCGGCGGGGTGGATTTTCTTTCAGGATTTATACCGGTCCTTAAACACTACTCGCTGCCCGCCTCCCTGCCCTGGGGAGAGGAGTTGTCCAGATTCGCCTTTGTCTGGTTTGTCTTTTTCGGTGCCACATATGCTGCCCGGCTGGCAGCCCACAACCGGGTGACATTCCAGTTTAAAATTTTTCCAAAAATCGTTGGGAACATATCCACCCTGCTCTCGGACCTGGTCTGGATCGTTTTCAACTGCACCATGGTTTATTACAGCCTTATCGTGATCAAAGAAGGATTTGAATTTCCCGAATATTCTCCAACCCTTGACTGGCTCATGGCCTATGTTTTTTTAATTTTCCCCATTGCCTTTTCCCTAATGACCCTAAGAATCATTCAAGTCAACATCATGAAATATATTTTTCACATTGAAATAGCCGATGTGGATAAAATCGACACAGCCCCGGATCAAGACGCCGGACAAAACGGGGGGGTATCATGA
- a CDS encoding TRAP transporter substrate-binding protein, translating to MLKDVRRGSIDGAVVAINNVTPFSKTVGVLTLPYLVQSFDDAVKITTGDLGEHWREILSTEAGVRVLGWAYSNFRVLTNSKRPVSTLADLKGLKIRVPKNPIMIETWKALGAEPIPMAWPETFTAMQQKVVDGQDNPHTVNYTMKFYEVQDYTSECHYLFSLQPLIFGEKFFNSLSAKDQAMFTRAGIEAQQYNLLFSVSESEKAKQKMIEKGVEYMEIQDEDQWAKIAMDQVWPKFYDSIGGKVAVDDVVKALGR from the coding sequence ATGCTCAAGGATGTCCGCAGGGGCTCCATTGACGGTGCCGTGGTTGCCATCAACAACGTAACCCCTTTCTCAAAAACAGTTGGGGTACTGACGCTACCGTATCTGGTTCAGAGTTTCGACGATGCCGTCAAAATAACCACAGGTGACCTTGGCGAGCACTGGCGGGAGATCCTGTCAACGGAAGCCGGTGTCCGGGTCCTTGGCTGGGCATATTCAAACTTCCGAGTTCTGACCAATTCCAAAAGACCAGTATCCACACTGGCTGACCTCAAAGGCCTTAAAATAAGGGTGCCCAAAAACCCCATCATGATCGAGACCTGGAAGGCACTGGGTGCAGAGCCCATTCCCATGGCATGGCCCGAAACATTTACCGCCATGCAGCAAAAAGTTGTGGATGGCCAGGACAATCCCCATACTGTGAACTACACCATGAAATTCTATGAGGTTCAGGACTACACTTCAGAATGCCATTACCTCTTCTCCCTCCAGCCCCTGATTTTCGGCGAAAAATTCTTCAATTCCCTATCCGCCAAGGACCAGGCCATGTTTACCCGCGCCGGTATCGAGGCCCAGCAGTATAACCTGCTCTTTTCAGTCAGCGAATCTGAGAAGGCCAAACAAAAAATGATAGAAAAAGGTGTTGAATACATGGAGATCCAGGATGAAGACCAGTGGGCAAAAATCGCCATGGATCAGGTATGGCCAAAATTTTACGACTCAATCGGCGGGAAAGTTGCCGTTGATGATGTTGTAAAAGCCCTCGGACGCTAA
- the hisD gene encoding histidinol dehydrogenase → MEYIKKAEKTAEGNSDRIRGTVKEILADIEQRGEEAVTALAKKFDNWEGPFVLSPEKKQRLIDKVPESVKADIRYAHQQVSAFATAQRESLKEFEVHPMDGVRLGQRIIPIEVAGCYVPGGRFAHACSAIMSVATAKVAGVKTVIACSPPRGDSIAPAVVYALDVAGADIIIEMGGVQAIATMAFGLFTGKPANILVGPGNAYVAEAKSILSSQGKCTIDVFAGPTESAIIADKTADAMTVAIDLVSQAEHGYDSPVWLYTDSRDLGERVLEIMPKIIADMPNPEVPESSWRDYGEIILCKDREEMCQVNDEYAAEHVQVMAEDLDFWVKNLKSYGSLFLGEGSTVPQGDKCSGTNHILPTKKAGYYSGGLNVHKFLKIYTYQEISKEANITVSAAASRLSRVEGMEGHARACDWRLRKFFPDNEWDFEVYNQTKY, encoded by the coding sequence ATGGAGTACATCAAAAAAGCCGAAAAAACTGCCGAGGGTAACTCCGACCGCATCCGCGGGACAGTCAAGGAAATTCTGGCCGACATAGAACAAAGAGGCGAAGAGGCCGTAACCGCCCTGGCCAAAAAATTTGACAACTGGGAAGGGCCCTTTGTATTAAGCCCTGAAAAAAAGCAGCGCCTTATCGACAAGGTCCCTGAAAGTGTAAAGGCAGATATAAGGTATGCCCACCAACAGGTTTCAGCCTTTGCAACGGCCCAGCGAGAGAGCCTCAAAGAGTTTGAAGTACACCCCATGGACGGCGTTCGCCTGGGCCAGCGCATCATCCCCATAGAAGTGGCAGGCTGCTATGTTCCCGGCGGCAGGTTTGCCCATGCCTGTTCTGCCATCATGAGTGTGGCAACGGCCAAGGTGGCGGGAGTCAAAACCGTGATCGCCTGTTCTCCTCCCAGGGGAGATTCCATTGCCCCGGCTGTTGTGTATGCCCTTGATGTGGCAGGAGCGGACATCATCATCGAGATGGGCGGTGTCCAGGCCATTGCCACCATGGCATTCGGACTTTTCACCGGCAAACCCGCCAACATCCTGGTAGGCCCCGGTAATGCCTATGTGGCCGAGGCCAAAAGTATTCTTTCCTCCCAGGGCAAATGCACCATCGACGTTTTCGCAGGCCCCACTGAATCGGCCATCATCGCAGACAAGACCGCCGACGCCATGACCGTTGCCATTGACCTTGTATCCCAGGCAGAACATGGTTATGATTCGCCCGTCTGGCTCTACACAGACTCCAGGGATCTTGGGGAACGGGTATTGGAAATCATGCCCAAGATCATCGCCGACATGCCCAACCCTGAAGTTCCTGAATCCTCATGGCGGGACTACGGCGAAATCATTCTTTGCAAAGACAGGGAAGAGATGTGTCAGGTCAACGACGAATATGCGGCAGAGCATGTTCAGGTCATGGCCGAAGATCTTGATTTCTGGGTTAAAAACTTAAAATCCTATGGATCATTGTTCCTGGGTGAAGGCAGCACCGTTCCCCAGGGGGATAAATGCTCGGGAACCAACCATATTCTGCCCACCAAAAAGGCGGGTTATTACTCAGGCGGTTTAAACGTTCATAAATTTCTCAAAATTTACACCTACCAGGAGATATCCAAAGAGGCCAACATCACCGTCAGCGCCGCTGCATCCCGACTTTCAAGGGTTGAAGGCATGGAAGGTCATGCCAGGGCCTGTGACTGGAGACTGCGTAAATTTTTCCCGGATAATGAGTGGGATTTTGAAGTTTACAACCAGACCAAATATTAG